In Miscanthus floridulus cultivar M001 chromosome 5, ASM1932011v1, whole genome shotgun sequence, one genomic interval encodes:
- the LOC136455435 gene encoding AP2-like ethylene-responsive transcription factor BBM1 produces the protein MAVNNWLAFSLSPQELPPSQTDSTLISAATTDDVSGDVCFNIPQDWSMRGSELSALVAEPKLEDFLGGISFSEQHHKANCNMIPSTSSTACYASSGATTGYHHQLYHQPTSSALHFADSVMVASLAGVHDGGAMLSAATANGGAGAASANGGGSIGLSMIKNWLRSQPAPMQPRVAAAGSAQGLSLSMNMAGTTQGAAVMPLLAGERGRAPESVSTSSAQGGAVVTAPKEDSNGSGVAGAGALVAVSTDTGGSGASADNTARKTVDTFGQRTSIYRGVTRHRWTGRYEAHLWDNSCRREGQTRKGRQVYLGGYDKEEKAARAYDLAALKYWGPTTTTNFPVSNYEKELEDMKHMTRQEFVASLRRKSSGFSRGASIYRGVTRHHQHGRWQARIGRVAGNKDLYLGTFSTQEEAAEAYDIAAIKFRGLNAVTNFDMSRYDVKSILDSSALPIGSAAKRLKEAEAAASAQHHAGVVSYDVGRIASQLGDGGALAAAYGAHYHGAWPTIAFQTTAATGLYHPYAQPMRGWCKQEQDHAVIASAHSLQELHHLNLGVAAGAHDFFSAGQVAAMHGLGSMDNASLEHSTGSNSVVYNGIGDSNGSTVVVGGGYMMPMSAAAATTTTAMVSHEQVHARAQGDNGEAKQAAQMGHESYLVNAENYGGGRMSAAWATVSAPPVATAASSNDNMVDVGHGGAQLFSVWNDT, from the exons CGCAGGAGCTGCCGCCCTCCCAGACGGACTCCACCCTCAtctccgccgccaccaccgacGACGTCTCCGGCGATGTCTGCTTCAACATCCCCCAAG ATTGGAGCATGAGGGGATCAGAGCTTTCGGCGCTCGTCGCCGAGCCGAAGCTGGAGGACTTCCTCGGCGGCATCTCCTTCTCCGAGCAGCATCACAAGGCCAACTGCAACATGATTCCCAGCACTAGCAGCACAGCTTGCTACGCGAGCTCAGGTGCTACCACCGGCTACCATCACCAGCTGTACCACCAACCCACCAGCTCCGCGCTCCACTTCGCGGACTCCGTCATGGTGGCCTCCTTGGCCGGCGTCCACGACGGCGGTGCCATGCTCAGCGCGGCCACCGCTAATGGTGGCGCTGGCGCTGCCAGTGCTAATGGTGGCGGCAGCATCGGGCTGTCCATGATCAAGAACTGGCTGCGGAGCCAACCAGCTCCCATGCAGCCGAGGGTGGCGGCGGCTGGGAGCGCGCAGGGGCTCTCTTTGTCCATGAACATGGCGGGGACGACGCAAGGCGCCGCTGTCATGCCACTTCTCGCTGGAGAGCGCGGCCGGGCGCCCGAGAGTGTGTCGACGTCGTCGGCACAGGGTGGAGCCGTCGTCACGGCCCCGAAGGAGGATAGCAATGGCAGCGGTgttgccggcgccggcgccctgGTTGCCGTGAGCACGGACACGGGTGGCAGCGGCGCGTCGGCTGACAACACGGCAAGGAAGACGGTGGACACGTTCGGGCAGCGCACGTCGATTTACCGTGGCGTGACAAG GCATAGATGGACAGGGAGATATGAAGCACATCTGTGGGACAACAGTTGCAGAAGGGAAGGACAAACTCGCAAGGGTCGTCAAG TCTATTTAG GTGGCTATGATAAAGAGGAGAAAGCCGCTAGGGCTTATGATCTGGCTGCTCTTAAGTACTGGGGTCCCACAACAACAACAAATTTTCCA GTGAGTAACTACGAAAAGGAGCTGGAAGATATGAAGCACATGACAAGGCAGGAGTTTGTAGCGTCTCTGAGAAG GAAGAGCAGTGGTTTCTCCAGAGGTGCATCCATTTACAGGGGAGTGACTAG GCATCACCAACATGGAAGATGGCAAGCACGGATTGGACGAGTTGCAGGGAACAAGGATCTCTACTTGGGCACCTTCA GCACGCAGGAGGAGGCAGCGGAGGCATACGACATTGCGGCGATCAAGTTCCGCGGCCTCAACGCCGTCACCAACTTTGACATGAGCCGCTACGACGTGAAGAGCATCCTGGACAGCAGTGCGCTCCCCATCGGCAGCGCCGCCAAGCGCCTCAAGGAGGCCGAGGCCGCCGCGTCCGCGCAGCATCATGCGGGCGTGGTGAGCTACGACGTCGGTCGCATTGCGTCGCAGCTCGGTGACGGCGGCGCCCTGGCGGCTGCGTACGGCGCGCACTACCATGGCGCCTGGCCCACCATCGCGTTCCAGACGACCGCGGCCACGGGCCTGTACCACCCGTACGCGCAGCCGATGCGCGGGTGGTGCAAGCAGGAGCAGGACCACGCGGTGATCGCGTCGGCGCACAGCCTGCAGGAGCTCCACCACCTGAACCTTGGTGTCGCCGCCGGCGCGCACGACTTCTTCTCGGCGGGGCAGGTGGCTGCGATGCACGGCCTGGGTAGCATGGACAATGCATCACTCGAGCacagcaccggctccaactccgTCGTCTACAACGGGATTGGTGACAGCAACGGCAGCACCGTCGTCGTCGGCGGTGGCTACATGATGCCGATGAGCGCTGCCGctgcgacgaccaccacggcAATGGTGAGCCACGAGCAGGTGCATGCACGGGCACAGGGGGACAACGGCGAAGCCAAGCAGGCTGCACAGATGGGGCACGAGAGCTACCTGGTGAACGCGGAGAACTATGGTGGCGGGAGGATGTCTGCGGCCTGGGCGACTGTCTCAGCACCACCTGTGGCGACGGCGGCAAGCAGCAACGACAACATGGTCGACGTCGGGCATGGCGGCGCGCAGCTCTTCAGTGTCTGGAACGACACTTAA
- the LOC136453774 gene encoding extensin-like, translating into MKMSMTGQPKGHLWLIFTMLFVTSAMHIEGAGNFAPPSLSISPTYDPVIKVIGKVYCYRCFNEAHPDESRGKMNLEGAMVKVTCQANDQALVAFGYTRSNGKYSVILKGLPISNNYGADSCKVELHGAPGGSDCNVPIELNLSGLSVYSKSSEELVFKANQIMAFASKNTFGCSKPQTQPPMHPYSSPPLPYQYPSPPATHKSPPLHYQYSPPPAYQLPPPAYQYPSPPQNYYISPPPYQQSMLPNSYQTPPPPQGTKSPVQPHKYLPPPYYYNSPPPQHQYNYVPPPLAYQYPPPPYIQKSPLVPSSPASPYHYNSPPTYQYSPPPYNYQSSPPPAQYSPPLPPNAPKHLHPTVPHAKSPPASPQPLYQYNTPPPPKEVMPSTMPPLHSYQSPPPTNQLS; encoded by the exons ATGAAAATGAGCATGACAGGCCAGCCAAAGGGTCACCTATGGCTGATCTTCACCATGTTGTTCGTCACTTCTGCAATGCACATCGAGGGAGCGGGCAACTTTGCACCACCTTCTCTTTCCATATCACCAACATATGATCCTGTTATTAAGGTGATTGGGAAGGTGTACTGCTACAGATGCTTCAATGAGGCACACCCAGACGAATCACGTGGGAAGATGAACCTGGAAG GAGCCATGGTCAAGGTCACTTGTCAGGCAAATGACCAAGCACTAGTGGCATTTGGCTACACCAGAAGCAATGGCAAATACAGTGTGATCCTTAAGGGCTTGCCAATTAGCAACAACTATGGGGCTGACTCGTGTAAGGTTGAGCTCCATGGAGCACCAGGAGGATCAGACTGCAATGTGCCAATTGAGTTAAATTTGTCTGGGCTCAGTGTTTACTCCAAATCAAGCGAGGAGCTGGTTTTTAAAGCAAACCAGATAATGGCATTTGCATCAAAGAATACATTTGGCTGTTCGAAACCACAGACGCAACCACCAATGCATCCCTACAGTTCCCCACCACTCCCTTACCAGTATCCCTCGCCTCCTGCTACCCACAAGTCTCCACCATTGCATTATCAATATTCACCACCACCTGCTTACCAGCTTCCACCCCCAGCATACCAGTACCCATCACCTCCACAAAACTACTATATTTCGCCACCACCTTACCAACAGTCCATGCTTCCGAATAGCTACCAAACTCCACCACCTCCACAAGGCACCAAGTCTCCAGTACAACCCCACAAGTATTTACCACCACCATACTACTACAACTCTCCGCCACCACAACACCAATACAACTATGTGCCTCCACCACTAGCTTACCAGTACCCCCCACCTCCATACATCCAGAAGTCACCACTTGTACCATCATCACCAGCGTCTCCATACCACTATAACTCTCCACCTACATACCAGTATTCACCACCTCCATATAACTATCAATCTTCACCGCCACCTGCCCAGTATTCCCCACCATTACCTCCAAATGCTCCAAAACATCTACATCCAACTGTTCCCCATGCAAAATCTCCACCAGCATCTCCACAACCTCTTTACCAGTACAACACCCCACCACCTCCCAAGGAGGTCATGCCATCGACGATGCCACCTCTGCACTCCTACCAATCCCCACCGCCAACGAATCAGCTATCTTGA